From the genome of Helicobacter sp. 12S02232-10, one region includes:
- a CDS encoding S24 family peptidase, with translation MIYFEAHEIFEKIKDILATDGILTPKDVDVAKALGINANSFYQKKFKNSIPYKEVMNFLHGRRISINHFFYGTDPNDCLESFERYKILKLYTANGSCGYGSENERIEYKELLFDERALELLDSKGFSEIIYAVGDSMEPEIKDRGLCFLDRTDRHIKQGKTYVISTIDGLFIKRCFKREKELELVSFNEAYESMFYDFKDVSILGRVKGVLQRV, from the coding sequence ATGATTTATTTCGAAGCACACGAAATTTTTGAGAAAATAAAAGACATCTTGGCGACTGATGGTATTTTAACCCCTAAAGACGTCGATGTTGCAAAAGCTTTGGGAATCAATGCAAACAGCTTTTATCAAAAAAAGTTTAAAAACTCAATCCCCTATAAGGAAGTGATGAACTTTTTGCACGGCAGGAGAATTTCCATCAACCATTTCTTTTATGGGACTGATCCGAACGATTGTCTTGAATCGTTTGAGCGTTATAAAATATTAAAGCTTTATACGGCAAACGGGAGTTGTGGATATGGAAGCGAAAACGAGAGGATTGAATATAAGGAGCTCCTGTTTGATGAGAGGGCTTTAGAATTGCTGGATTCCAAAGGCTTTAGCGAAATCATTTATGCAGTGGGCGATTCGATGGAGCCTGAAATCAAAGACAGGGGGTTGTGTTTTTTAGACAGAACCGATCGCCATATCAAACAGGGAAAAACCTATGTTATTAGCACCATAGACGGACTTTTTATTAAACGTTGTTTTAAAAGAGAGAAAGAGTTGGAGTTGGTGAGTTTTAATGAAGCTTACGAATCAATGTTCTATGACTTTAAAGACGTTTCGATACTTGGCAGGGTAAAAGGGGTCTTGCAACGAGTGTGA